The Fictibacillus arsenicus genome contains a region encoding:
- a CDS encoding glycerate kinase, which yields MKIVIAPDSFKESMTAAEVCAAVEAGFRKVFGDAEYMHVPVGDGGEGTVQSVVDATNGRIVEVQATGPLGDKVDAFYGITGDGKTAVIEMAAASGLHLVPREQRNPLVTTTRGTGELILDALDKKVERIVLGLGGSATNDGGAGMASALGVKFLDVNGEELRPGGEALVELLTIDTSEMDPRLKSTKVDVACDVTNPLTGPLGASAVFGPQKGATPEMVGVLDASLKRYAEVIERNLGLQVDELPGAGAAGGLGAGVVAFLDGKLQSGIDLVLDVIRFEEAVRDADLVITGEGRIDSQTVHGKAPVGVAKRAKAVAADVPVVAIAGSIGPDYEAVFEHGIDTVFSVVNGVVTLEEALANGSVNVEKTAENIARLLQLKIN from the coding sequence ATGAAGATTGTCATCGCTCCCGATTCGTTTAAAGAAAGCATGACGGCCGCAGAAGTTTGTGCGGCTGTCGAGGCTGGATTTCGGAAAGTGTTTGGGGACGCAGAATATATGCACGTTCCTGTTGGCGACGGTGGAGAAGGAACGGTTCAGTCGGTAGTGGATGCAACGAATGGCCGAATCGTTGAAGTTCAGGCGACAGGTCCGCTCGGTGATAAAGTCGATGCCTTTTACGGGATTACAGGGGACGGGAAGACGGCAGTGATCGAGATGGCTGCTGCTTCCGGTTTGCACCTCGTACCAAGAGAGCAGCGAAATCCATTGGTGACAACGACACGCGGAACTGGCGAACTGATTTTAGATGCACTTGATAAAAAGGTGGAGCGCATCGTTTTGGGACTAGGCGGGTCTGCGACGAACGACGGTGGAGCAGGTATGGCTTCAGCTCTTGGCGTGAAGTTTTTAGATGTGAATGGTGAGGAACTTCGTCCAGGGGGTGAAGCGTTAGTCGAATTGCTTACGATTGATACATCTGAAATGGATCCGCGCTTGAAATCGACAAAAGTTGATGTTGCATGTGATGTGACGAACCCGTTGACTGGACCGCTTGGAGCTTCTGCTGTCTTTGGACCGCAAAAGGGTGCGACACCTGAGATGGTTGGCGTTTTAGATGCGAGTTTGAAAAGATACGCTGAAGTAATTGAGCGGAATCTAGGATTGCAAGTAGATGAGCTGCCTGGAGCAGGTGCAGCAGGGGGACTAGGTGCTGGAGTTGTTGCGTTTTTAGACGGAAAGTTGCAAAGCGGAATCGACCTCGTGCTTGATGTTATCAGGTTTGAAGAGGCCGTTCGGGATGCAGATCTTGTAATCACAGGCGAAGGACGGATTGATTCCCAGACGGTTCACGGGAAAGCGCCGGTTGGTGTAGCCAAACGTGCAAAAGCTGTGGCGGCTGATGTTCCGGTCGTTGCGATTGCAGGCAGCATCGGTCCGGATTATGAAGCGGTGTTTGAACATGGTATCGATACGGTTTTTAGTGTTGTTAACGGTGTAGTTACGTTAGAAGAAGCACTGGCGAACGGATCGGTTAATGTTGAAAAAACAGCGGAAAACATCGCGCGTTTGTTACAATTGAAAATAAATTAG
- a CDS encoding alpha-amylase family glycosyl hydrolase: protein MSFPEKVENLLKTIYGEDFLPEYKNEILKLVEAWKKKEWSETAPLSEKNVYLITYGDIIKEEGQPTLKTLNKFINEYAKNEITDVHLLPMFPYTSDDGFSVVDYREIHPDLGDWSDIERFSGDYRLMFDFVANHMSKSSKWFQGYLKGEAEYANYFIPREEGFDASKVVRPRTSPLFHEYEGGKTAWTTFSEDQVDVNFKHFPALHEMTDILLEYANRGGTSIRLDAIGFMWKESGTTCIHLPQTHAIIQLWREILDELELNTLLITETNVPHKENISYFGDGENEAHMVYQFSLPPLVLHTLTTHDASKLTGWAKTIVKVSDSATYFNFLASHDGIGMRPTEGILTEEERTALAEKVLENGGRVSYKSNPDGTESPYELNINYMDALINKDEDVSEDVQVQKMLAAHSVLFSVMGVPAVYYHSLLGSENDYEGLESSGINRRINREKFDYEDLVKELETSTRRQKVFTGLKKLIRTRQGESAFNPFAAQLILELGEQVFALVRRNEETGDTVLFVVNAAYDTVEVELPFCGQDLWSGETVSETVELAPYQFMWIKK from the coding sequence ATGAGTTTTCCAGAAAAAGTTGAGAACCTGCTAAAAACGATCTATGGTGAGGACTTTTTACCTGAATATAAAAATGAGATTTTGAAACTTGTTGAGGCATGGAAAAAGAAAGAGTGGAGTGAAACAGCTCCACTTTCCGAGAAAAACGTGTATCTGATCACGTACGGCGACATCATTAAAGAAGAAGGCCAGCCGACATTAAAGACGCTGAACAAGTTCATTAATGAATATGCAAAAAATGAGATCACTGATGTTCATTTGCTGCCGATGTTCCCTTACACTTCTGATGACGGTTTTTCGGTAGTGGATTACCGTGAGATTCATCCTGACCTTGGTGACTGGTCCGATATTGAGCGTTTTTCAGGGGATTACCGTCTCATGTTTGATTTTGTGGCGAATCATATGTCCAAATCGAGCAAGTGGTTTCAAGGGTATCTGAAGGGTGAAGCGGAGTATGCGAATTACTTCATTCCTCGTGAAGAAGGTTTTGATGCTTCAAAGGTGGTTCGTCCGCGTACGTCACCTCTTTTCCATGAGTATGAAGGCGGGAAGACAGCTTGGACGACATTCTCTGAAGATCAAGTGGATGTGAACTTTAAGCATTTTCCAGCTTTGCATGAAATGACGGATATTTTGTTGGAGTATGCAAACCGAGGCGGGACAAGCATTCGCTTGGATGCCATCGGCTTCATGTGGAAAGAATCAGGAACGACTTGTATCCACTTGCCACAGACGCATGCGATAATCCAATTGTGGCGTGAGATTTTAGATGAGCTGGAGTTAAACACGCTGCTGATTACTGAAACGAACGTACCTCATAAAGAGAACATCAGCTATTTTGGTGATGGCGAGAATGAGGCGCATATGGTGTATCAGTTCTCCTTGCCGCCGCTTGTGCTGCACACGTTAACGACACATGATGCAAGCAAGCTGACGGGCTGGGCAAAAACGATTGTAAAAGTTTCTGATTCAGCTACGTATTTTAACTTTTTAGCAAGTCATGACGGAATCGGGATGCGCCCGACAGAAGGAATTTTAACAGAAGAAGAGCGTACGGCTTTGGCTGAAAAAGTGCTGGAGAACGGCGGACGTGTTTCTTATAAGAGCAATCCGGACGGAACGGAATCTCCTTATGAGCTGAACATCAATTACATGGACGCGCTCATCAACAAGGACGAAGACGTGAGTGAGGACGTTCAAGTTCAGAAGATGCTTGCTGCTCATTCCGTGCTGTTTTCAGTGATGGGTGTTCCGGCTGTGTATTATCACTCGCTTTTAGGATCTGAAAATGATTATGAAGGCTTGGAGTCATCAGGCATTAACCGACGTATCAATCGTGAAAAATTCGACTATGAAGATTTAGTGAAAGAGTTGGAAACATCGACGCGCAGGCAGAAAGTTTTTACAGGATTAAAGAAATTGATTCGAACACGCCAGGGCGAGAGTGCGTTTAATCCTTTTGCGGCTCAATTGATTTTAGAGCTCGGCGAGCAGGTATTTGCGTTAGTGCGCAGAAATGAGGAAACAGGCGATACGGTGCTGTTTGTTGTGAACGCAGCTTATGACACGGTTGAAGTTGAACTTCCGTTTTGCGGCCAAGACCTATGGAGCGGAGAAACGGTGAGTGAAACTGTTGAGCTCGCGCCGTATCAGTTTATGTGGATTAAAAAATAA
- a CDS encoding glycosyl hydrolase-related protein, whose protein sequence is MKQKKVYVVPHSHWDREWYFTIEDSNLLLVENMDRLMDVMENDSEYTGYVFDAQSSIIDEYLKIRPEEKERLAKLIADKHIFVGPWYTQADSLLVNRESLIRNLMYGTRIAEKMGHSMNVGYLPDIFGQNTYLPSMFKEFDIDYSVLQRGIYTDQLNGDLNFTWKSPDGESVKANNIYFGYGPGKFLAAENEYMEERLLPILEKIADLNENTDNLLLPAGGDQVLVREHFPETVKKLNEIDMKHEYVLSDYETFMKDTWETGNFENLIAGELIATQKSRIHNTIRSQRYDIKKLNDIAEEKVIYELEPLASLASTIGFKYPQKWLDEMWKMLFDVHAHDSIGGCNSDDTNQEIVNRLTKVIRIADGCLNLLKKQMTEAVSRNLGKDSIFVVFHMLPKAFTGSQKVVLFTKGNAFNVRDLDGNPVALDVLNQEYISGGKTIVVTAEGEKEVDAPGYYRNEVLLRDVKLPAMGYETFEVVEGGENDLLSHKFLNSHLIENDHFHIFEENGVLNLEVKATKQTISDFMRFENVADAGDSYDFSPLEGDSPIYSKKVLSVFVEASASTEFMEVVHVLNVPSNLEDRKAGDIKKGLTVVTRFELRKGEAFIRVTHDIENDVKDHRVRVLLQTSIESPDYSFGDQGFSLIQRPTVNPYMENWREQKFAEAPVPIYPLENLAGATNGERTAIVMTKGIKEYELIKETGELALTLFRSVGLLGRDNLAWRPGRASGINNKVVYTPDAQMQEKMTFEYAIHVGKGHDVKQLFKFVDQYRGHSLSYQKQTLNTFEERLDRFEIPYPVDILPASFSLFESTGDVFLSTLKKAHDNNSVILRLFNPSEEEQTVVLSSEHIQSVSQTKLNEKSVIDVKDEITVRPKGYVTLKLVMKENA, encoded by the coding sequence ATGAAACAAAAAAAAGTTTACGTCGTACCGCATTCCCACTGGGATCGTGAGTGGTACTTTACAATAGAAGATTCAAACCTTTTACTCGTTGAAAATATGGATCGGTTGATGGACGTGATGGAGAACGATTCGGAATATACAGGGTATGTATTTGACGCACAAAGCTCGATCATTGATGAGTATTTGAAAATTAGACCAGAGGAGAAGGAGCGTTTAGCTAAGCTGATCGCCGACAAGCATATTTTTGTTGGACCTTGGTATACGCAAGCCGATTCATTGCTGGTAAACCGTGAGTCATTGATTCGTAACTTGATGTACGGAACACGAATCGCGGAAAAAATGGGGCATTCCATGAACGTTGGTTATCTGCCTGATATTTTTGGTCAGAACACGTATCTGCCGTCAATGTTTAAAGAGTTTGATATCGACTATAGCGTGCTGCAGCGGGGAATTTACACCGATCAGCTGAATGGAGATCTGAACTTCACGTGGAAATCTCCGGACGGAGAGAGTGTGAAGGCGAACAACATCTACTTCGGTTACGGCCCTGGTAAGTTTTTAGCGGCTGAAAATGAGTATATGGAAGAACGTTTGCTGCCGATTTTAGAAAAAATTGCGGATCTAAACGAGAATACTGATAACTTGCTGCTGCCAGCGGGCGGTGACCAAGTGCTTGTCCGCGAGCATTTTCCTGAAACCGTGAAAAAGTTAAACGAGATCGATATGAAGCATGAATATGTGCTTTCAGATTATGAAACGTTTATGAAAGACACGTGGGAGACTGGCAATTTTGAGAACTTGATCGCCGGGGAACTGATCGCAACACAAAAATCCAGAATCCACAACACGATTCGTTCACAGCGTTACGACATTAAAAAGCTGAACGATATCGCAGAAGAAAAAGTCATTTATGAGTTGGAACCTCTTGCAAGTTTAGCGAGCACGATCGGGTTCAAGTATCCGCAAAAGTGGCTTGATGAGATGTGGAAGATGCTGTTTGATGTGCACGCGCATGACAGCATCGGTGGATGTAACTCTGACGACACGAACCAAGAGATCGTAAACCGTTTAACAAAAGTGATCCGCATTGCTGATGGCTGCTTGAATCTATTGAAAAAGCAGATGACAGAAGCGGTGAGCCGAAATTTAGGAAAGGACTCTATCTTTGTTGTGTTCCACATGCTTCCGAAAGCTTTCACTGGATCTCAGAAAGTCGTTCTTTTCACAAAAGGAAATGCATTTAACGTTCGTGATTTGGATGGAAATCCGGTTGCACTTGATGTACTTAATCAGGAGTACATCTCAGGCGGGAAGACGATTGTCGTTACGGCTGAAGGCGAAAAAGAAGTTGATGCCCCTGGCTATTACAGAAATGAAGTGCTGCTTCGTGACGTGAAGCTGCCTGCGATGGGCTATGAAACATTTGAAGTCGTTGAAGGCGGAGAAAACGACCTTCTATCTCATAAGTTTTTAAACAGTCATTTAATTGAGAACGACCATTTCCACATTTTTGAGGAAAATGGCGTATTAAATCTTGAGGTGAAAGCTACAAAACAAACGATTTCTGATTTTATGAGATTCGAAAATGTAGCAGACGCAGGTGACTCTTACGATTTCTCACCGTTAGAGGGTGATTCACCGATCTACTCGAAAAAAGTGCTGTCTGTATTCGTTGAAGCGAGTGCTAGCACTGAGTTCATGGAAGTTGTTCATGTGTTGAACGTTCCGAGCAACTTAGAAGACAGAAAAGCAGGCGATATTAAAAAAGGATTAACGGTTGTTACGCGTTTTGAGCTCCGTAAAGGGGAAGCGTTTATCCGAGTAACACATGATATCGAGAATGATGTAAAGGATCACCGCGTTCGCGTGCTGCTTCAAACATCTATTGAATCACCTGACTATTCGTTTGGTGACCAAGGCTTTAGCTTGATTCAGCGTCCAACCGTTAATCCATATATGGAAAACTGGCGTGAACAGAAGTTTGCAGAAGCTCCAGTACCGATCTATCCATTGGAAAACTTGGCTGGTGCGACGAATGGCGAACGAACTGCCATAGTTATGACAAAAGGAATCAAGGAATACGAGCTGATTAAGGAAACAGGTGAACTGGCATTAACGTTGTTCAGAAGTGTTGGGTTGCTCGGCCGCGACAACTTGGCGTGGAGACCTGGACGAGCGTCTGGAATTAACAATAAAGTCGTTTACACGCCTGATGCTCAGATGCAGGAAAAGATGACATTTGAGTACGCGATTCATGTCGGAAAAGGTCACGATGTTAAACAGTTGTTTAAATTTGTGGACCAATATCGCGGTCATTCTTTAAGTTATCAAAAGCAAACACTGAACACATTTGAAGAAAGGCTTGACCGTTTTGAGATCCCGTATCCAGTGGATATTCTGCCAGCTAGCTTCAGTTTGTTTGAATCAACAGGAGATGTTTTCTTGAGCACGTTGAAAAAAGCACACGATAACAATTCCGTTATTTTACGCTTGTTTAATCCGAGTGAGGAAGAACAGACGGTGGTGTTATCGAGCGAACACATCCAGTCTGTTTCACAAACGAAATTAAACGAAAAAAGCGTCATCGACGTGAAGGATGAAATTACCGTTCGACCTAAAGGGTACGTAACATTGAAACTGGTTATGAAGGAGAATGCGTAA
- a CDS encoding fructose-specific PTS transporter subunit EIIC: MQLRNMTHPNLVMFDVDAQNKEQVIRQLISNIYKEGYIESEDALLEAVLKREEQSPTGMEKGLAIPHGKSTTVKKAVFAVARLKTALGDWESIDPNNKVQLVFLIAIPESEAGTTHLKVLSTLSTNLMRDGYLEGLMAAETSEEFLNRLDVEEKTEAPVEKEFTKTVVAITACATGIAHTYMSAEALEKGGRELGVKVLVEKQGANGIEDELTADVIKNADAVIFATDIAPKKKERFAGKAYVATRVAEPLRRGKELIQKALDNPDGVVEAGDEDESSTTSSNGGGFFKDMVQAVMTGISYMIPVIVAGGLMMGIAKLGAMPFGLVNELGDPKYATHSNELFVILHHLDKFGGLIFKFMYPIFAAFVAYSLADRVGLVAGFIGGAFAGGLHYTFWDNPEGIPSGFLGALILGLAAGYIARFLNQKIQLSKNLAAMKPMFIIPAISVLSIFFLNFYIVDPVFGGLNVVLRNWIEAAQGTGDVVLASIIASATAFDLGGPINKAAGAIAIGLAADEVYPLTARVLAIVIPPIGLGLAVIIDKYVVGRRVFPADLRVAGNTSLLLGFLAISEGAIPFMLRNPLITIPINIIGAILGASTAVLLGAVQWLPLPAIWGWPLVENLWAYLLGLVVGAGFIAFANIFIRFAILKKKERQA, encoded by the coding sequence ATGCAACTTAGAAACATGACCCATCCGAATTTAGTAATGTTCGATGTTGACGCTCAAAATAAAGAGCAAGTCATCCGGCAGCTAATTTCTAACATTTACAAAGAAGGTTATATAGAATCAGAGGACGCTTTATTGGAAGCGGTTTTAAAACGGGAAGAGCAATCACCAACAGGAATGGAGAAAGGTCTTGCGATTCCGCATGGTAAATCTACTACAGTTAAAAAAGCAGTATTTGCAGTAGCTCGTTTGAAGACGGCACTTGGAGACTGGGAAAGCATCGACCCGAACAACAAAGTTCAGCTCGTGTTCCTGATCGCGATTCCTGAAAGTGAAGCAGGCACAACGCACTTGAAAGTATTGTCTACATTGAGCACAAACTTAATGCGCGACGGCTATTTAGAGGGCTTGATGGCTGCAGAAACGTCTGAAGAATTTTTAAACAGACTGGATGTTGAAGAAAAAACAGAAGCACCAGTTGAAAAAGAGTTTACAAAAACGGTTGTTGCGATTACGGCTTGTGCAACAGGGATCGCACATACGTATATGTCGGCTGAAGCTTTAGAAAAAGGTGGCCGCGAATTAGGTGTTAAAGTACTTGTTGAAAAACAAGGGGCTAACGGGATTGAGGACGAGCTAACTGCTGATGTTATTAAAAATGCAGATGCGGTTATCTTCGCAACAGACATCGCTCCTAAAAAGAAAGAGCGTTTCGCTGGGAAAGCATACGTTGCAACACGTGTTGCGGAGCCACTCAGACGCGGTAAAGAATTGATTCAAAAAGCGCTCGACAACCCTGATGGAGTGGTTGAGGCTGGTGATGAGGACGAGTCATCAACTACTTCTTCAAACGGCGGCGGATTCTTTAAAGACATGGTCCAAGCGGTTATGACAGGGATTTCTTACATGATCCCGGTTATCGTTGCCGGCGGTCTGATGATGGGGATCGCGAAGCTTGGTGCGATGCCATTTGGTCTTGTAAACGAACTCGGTGATCCGAAATATGCGACACACTCAAATGAACTTTTTGTTATTTTGCATCATTTAGACAAGTTTGGCGGACTAATCTTTAAGTTTATGTATCCGATATTTGCGGCGTTCGTTGCCTATTCACTAGCTGACCGTGTTGGTTTAGTAGCTGGTTTTATCGGAGGAGCTTTTGCGGGCGGACTTCATTACACGTTCTGGGATAACCCTGAAGGTATTCCGTCTGGTTTCTTGGGTGCTTTAATTCTTGGTTTGGCAGCGGGTTACATCGCTCGTTTCTTGAACCAAAAGATTCAATTGAGTAAGAACTTGGCTGCGATGAAACCGATGTTTATCATCCCGGCAATCTCAGTTTTATCGATCTTCTTCTTAAACTTTTATATTGTAGACCCTGTGTTTGGTGGTCTGAATGTTGTTCTGCGTAATTGGATTGAAGCGGCGCAAGGTACTGGAGATGTTGTGTTAGCTTCTATCATCGCGTCTGCAACTGCTTTTGACCTTGGTGGACCGATCAACAAAGCAGCCGGTGCGATTGCCATCGGACTTGCGGCTGATGAAGTTTATCCTTTGACTGCTCGTGTGTTGGCGATCGTTATTCCGCCGATTGGACTTGGACTAGCAGTTATTATCGACAAATATGTAGTGGGACGCCGTGTATTCCCGGCTGACCTTCGTGTTGCAGGAAACACATCACTATTATTAGGATTCCTTGCGATCTCTGAGGGTGCGATTCCGTTCATGCTTCGTAACCCATTGATCACGATTCCGATTAACATTATCGGTGCAATCCTAGGAGCAAGTACAGCTGTTTTACTAGGAGCTGTTCAATGGCTTCCGCTTCCGGCAATCTGGGGCTGGCCGCTTGTTGAAAACTTATGGGCGTACCTGTTAGGACTAGTTGTCGGTGCAGGATTCATCGCATTCGCGAACATCTTTATCCGTTTTGCGATTTTAAAGAAAAAAGAGAGACAAGCTTAA
- a CDS encoding MurR/RpiR family transcriptional regulator, whose translation MGKVLDQFGSRLAELTPTEKQVLYYIDGNLDAAKKHSLTEIAKVNNVSTTTIVRMSHKLGLEGFSELKYILKTIENQQSLLDNNPVDRYKEEFVSAFETIQTRELEKLSEKMVNAKRVIVVGVGLSKMMAEYFSKLLMQTNKQTHYTYESHMIDLLPNMVQPDDLVFFISSSGETKTLIQAAEKLTYQVVDTAAITNSSDSTLGKMVKTNLSMTVDRVKFAGYDVTARSTLMLLIDLLFESYLKKSVK comes from the coding sequence ATGGGGAAAGTCCTGGATCAGTTCGGAAGCCGCCTGGCCGAACTCACACCAACTGAAAAACAAGTGCTCTACTATATAGATGGGAATCTAGACGCGGCGAAAAAACATTCACTGACCGAGATCGCAAAAGTGAACAACGTGAGTACCACAACGATCGTTCGGATGTCTCACAAACTCGGATTAGAAGGCTTTTCCGAGCTGAAATATATATTGAAGACGATTGAAAACCAGCAATCGCTACTGGATAACAATCCAGTTGACCGCTATAAAGAAGAGTTCGTCTCTGCGTTCGAGACGATCCAAACGCGTGAGCTTGAAAAATTGAGCGAGAAAATGGTGAACGCAAAACGCGTTATCGTAGTCGGAGTCGGCTTGTCCAAAATGATGGCGGAGTATTTTAGCAAGCTTTTGATGCAGACGAATAAACAAACCCACTATACATATGAATCCCATATGATCGACCTGCTGCCAAACATGGTTCAGCCAGATGACCTTGTTTTCTTTATCTCATCAAGCGGCGAAACGAAAACTTTAATACAAGCCGCGGAAAAACTAACATATCAAGTAGTAGACACAGCAGCCATCACAAACTCGTCTGATTCTACGCTTGGTAAAATGGTCAAAACGAACTTAAGCATGACCGTCGACCGCGTGAAGTTCGCCGGGTATGACGTCACAGCGAGATCAACGCTGATGCTGCTGATTGATTTGCTGTTTGAGAGTTATTTGAAGAAGAGCGTGAAGTAG